Proteins from a genomic interval of Medicago truncatula cultivar Jemalong A17 chromosome 3, MtrunA17r5.0-ANR, whole genome shotgun sequence:
- the LOC11436116 gene encoding amino acid permease 6, producing MSRDQFQKNSMYIETPEAFTDGSKNFDDDGRAKRTGTWVTASAHIITAVIGSGVLSLAWAIAQMGWIAGPAVLLAFSFITYFTSTLLADSYRSPDPVHGKRNYTYSEVVRSVLGGRKFQLCGLAQYINLIGVTIGYTITASISMVAVKRSNCYHKQGHDAKCYISNNPFMIIFACIQIVLSQIPNFHKLSWLSIVAAVMSFAYSSIGLGLSIAKVAGRGPAVRTSLTGVQVGVDVTGTEKVWRMFQAIGDIAFAYAYSNVLIEIQDTLKSSPPENQVMKRASLIGILTTTMFYMLCGCLGYAAFGNDAPGNFLTGFGFYEPFWLIDLANIFIAVHLIGAYQVFCQPIFGFVESKSKEKWSNSQFVNGEHAVNIPLCGTLHVNFFRVVWRTAYVVITALIAMIFPFFNDFLGLIGSLSFWPLTVYFPIEMYIKQSKMQRFSFTWTWMKILSWACLIVSIISAAGSIQGLAHDLKKYQPFKAQQ from the exons ATGAGCCGTGATCAGTTTCAGAAAAATAGCATGTATATAGAAACCCCTGAAGCTTTTACTGACGGTAGCAAAAACTTTGATGACGATGGACGAGCCAAAAGAACGG GTACATGGGTGACTGCAAGTGCACATATCATAACAGCAGTGATAGGATCAGGAGTGTTATCACTTGCATGGGCAATAGCTCAAATGGGTTGGATTGCTGGCCCAGCAGTTCTACTTGCTTTCTCTTTTATAACTTATTTCACTTCCACTCTTCTTGCTGATTCTTATCGTTCACCTGACCCTGTTCATGGCAAAAGAAATTACACCTATTCCGAAGTTGTTAGATCTGTCTTAG GAGGAAGGAAATTCCAGCTGTGTGGATTAGCTCAATATATAAATCTTATCGGTGTAACAATTGGATACACAATAACTGCTTCAATTAGTATGGT AGCGGTGAAGAGGTCGAATTGTTATCACAAACAAGGGCATGATGCAAAGTGTTATATATCAAATAATCCTTTCATGATAATATTTGCTTGCATTCAAATTGTCCTTAGCCAAATACCAAACTTTCATAAGCTATCGTGGCTCTCCATTGTTGCAGCCGTTATGTCTTTTGCTTATTCATCCATTGGCCTCGGTCTCTCTATAGCTAAAGTGGCAG GTAGGGGACCTGCTGTACGGACATCATTAACAGGGGTGCAAGTTGGGGTGGACGTTACAGGGACTGAAAAGGTGTGGAGGATGTTTCAAGCTATTGGTGACATTGCCTTCGCTTATGCTTATTCTAATGTCCTCATTGAGATACAG GATACCTTAAAATCGAGCCCTCCGGAGAACCAAGTCATGAAACGAGCAAGTTTGATTGGCATCTTGACTACAACAATGTTTTATATGCTATGTGGCTGCTTAGGTTATGCAGCATTTGGAAATGATGCACCAGGGAATTTCCTCACAGGGTTCGGCTTCTACGAGCCGTTTTGGCTAATCGACTTAGCCAACATCTTCATCGCCGTGCACTTAATTGGAGCATATCAG GTTTTCTGCCAACCAATCTTTGGATTCGTAGAGAGTAAGAGTAAGGAAAAATGGTCCAACAGTCAGTTTGTAAATGGAGAGCATGCCGTAAATATTCCCCTATGTGGAACCTTACATGTGAACTTCTTCAGGGTAGTTTGGAGAACAGCATATGTTGTTATCACTGCTTTGATAGCTATGATATTTCCATTCTTCAATGACTTCTTGGGACTGATTGGTTCACTTTCCTTTTGGCCATTAACGGTTTACTTTCCCATAGAGATGTACATTAAGCAGTCCAAGATGCAAAGATTTTCTTTCACGTGGACATGGATGAAGATATTGAGTTGGGCATGCCTCATTGTTTCTATCATCTCAGCTGCTGGTTCCATCCAAGGCCTTGCTCATGATCTCAAAAAATACCAGCCATTCAAAGCTCAGCAATAA